The proteins below come from a single Bacillus sp. SM2101 genomic window:
- a CDS encoding YesK family protein: MAKEAKHVPIKRKAGEFVQIFVYSFVAVMIIVGFSSTMLSKRKPTLYWLPGTVLSVITLAFAIISFFTLNGWEAMGSFFLFISVFFGSVIGTFIAKYKKATIH; the protein is encoded by the coding sequence ATGGCTAAGGAAGCTAAACACGTTCCTATAAAAAGGAAAGCAGGTGAATTTGTGCAAATCTTTGTTTATTCTTTTGTTGCAGTTATGATTATCGTTGGGTTTTCTTCAACCATGCTTAGCAAGCGGAAGCCAACATTGTACTGGTTACCAGGAACAGTTTTATCCGTTATTACTTTGGCATTCGCGATAATTAGTTTTTTTACTCTTAATGGCTGGGAGGCTATGGGCTCTTTCTTTTTGTTTATTAGTGTGTTTTTCGGCTCCGTAATAGGAACATTCATTGCAAAGTATAAGAAAGCGACGATACATTAA
- a CDS encoding VOC family protein, protein MSIPVLNEIGTVFIPVSNIENARDWYCDILGLTVDGEVQFGHIYVIPMKGSGIVLDSKIFSEDNIFTTPLFHFNTEDIEAAYTYMKQKGVQLTSEIEHNHYFNFKDPDGNHLMICKC, encoded by the coding sequence ATGAGTATTCCTGTTTTAAATGAAATTGGGACCGTTTTTATACCAGTAAGTAATATAGAAAATGCACGTGATTGGTATTGTGACATTTTAGGTTTAACTGTAGACGGAGAAGTACAATTTGGCCATATATATGTAATACCTATGAAAGGTTCAGGTATTGTATTAGACAGTAAAATATTTTCAGAGGATAATATTTTTACAACGCCTTTATTCCATTTTAATACTGAAGATATTGAGGCAGCTTATACATATATGAAACAAAAAGGGGTTCAGTTAACTTCTGAAATTGAACATAATCATTATTTTAATTTCAAAGATCCTGACGGAAATCACTTAATGATTTGTAAGTGTTAA
- a CDS encoding 4Fe-4S dicluster domain-containing protein: MKKRLYLELENCIGCRSCLAACTQCGGHEERNRNYVYDVNPLVNRQTMPLMCLHCENPACARSCPAQAIQIHETGAVLSALVEKCIGCQNCTIACPYGIPKFDTEQNLMYKCDLCIDRTKDGIPPMCASVCPSNTLQWLTEEEIENKKKQFNLDNDKWVTSMPYLEGETNVKVNLPGILQGITKLY, translated from the coding sequence ATGAAAAAGAGGCTGTACTTAGAACTTGAAAACTGTATAGGGTGCCGTTCATGCCTCGCTGCATGTACGCAATGTGGTGGGCATGAAGAACGTAACAGGAACTACGTTTATGATGTTAACCCTCTTGTTAACCGGCAGACGATGCCTCTTATGTGTCTACACTGCGAAAATCCAGCATGTGCAAGAAGCTGTCCAGCCCAGGCTATCCAAATACATGAAACAGGGGCAGTATTATCAGCACTTGTTGAGAAATGCATCGGCTGTCAAAACTGTACAATCGCATGTCCTTATGGCATACCGAAATTTGATACAGAACAGAACTTAATGTATAAATGCGATTTATGTATAGATCGGACAAAAGACGGCATTCCACCTATGTGTGCTAGCGTATGCCCTTCCAACACACTTCAATGGCTGACAGAAGAAGAAATTGAAAACAAAAAGAAGCAGTTTAACCTAGATAACGACAAATGGGTTACAAGCATGCCGTACCTAGAAGGTGAAACAAACGTGAAAGTAAATCTTCCTGGGATCTTGCAAGGCATTACAAAGTTATATTAG
- a CDS encoding MFS transporter: protein MSKNKRITQWNPEDDKFWQQEGKKHATRNLWISVPTLMMAFIVWQIWSVVAVRLNDIGFNFTAEQLFTLAAVPGLVGATLRFFYTFAVGTFGGRNWTVFSTAILTIPAIGIGFAVQNPETPYSVMLLLAALCGLGGGNFSSSSANMSFFFPKKEKGTALGINGGLGNMGVSVVQFVTPLIIATGSLAFLGKGQQLTNGEVIWLHNAAFIWVVPIVILTIVAYFGMDNIPTAKQSVSDQFVVLKRKHTWVMTVLYVATFGSFIGYAAAFPLLLKAQFPEYLSVAFLGAFLAAAARPVGGWMSDKFGGAIVTAWVFISMISGSIGVIYFTNMEVFSGFLASFLLLFIASGIGSGSTFQMIPGIFPVKEAAPVLGITAAFAAYGSFFIPKLFGWSVESTGTPVNAFYIFIGLYVISLVLNWYYYQRKVHSKDKEVAKAS, encoded by the coding sequence ATGAGTAAGAACAAACGAATTACCCAGTGGAACCCAGAAGATGACAAGTTTTGGCAACAAGAAGGAAAAAAACATGCGACAAGAAATTTGTGGATATCAGTTCCAACATTAATGATGGCTTTTATTGTATGGCAAATTTGGTCAGTAGTAGCTGTACGCTTAAATGATATAGGTTTTAACTTTACGGCTGAGCAGCTATTTACACTAGCTGCAGTTCCTGGACTTGTAGGCGCAACATTACGATTCTTTTATACTTTTGCGGTAGGAACATTCGGTGGACGTAACTGGACAGTATTCTCAACAGCAATCCTTACAATTCCTGCAATCGGAATTGGGTTCGCGGTTCAAAATCCCGAAACTCCATATTCAGTTATGCTATTGCTAGCAGCACTTTGTGGACTTGGTGGCGGGAATTTTTCATCAAGCTCTGCTAATATGAGCTTCTTCTTCCCTAAGAAAGAAAAGGGAACAGCTTTAGGCATTAATGGTGGATTAGGTAATATGGGTGTATCTGTAGTACAATTTGTAACACCACTTATTATTGCAACTGGATCTTTAGCGTTTTTAGGAAAAGGGCAACAACTCACAAACGGTGAAGTAATATGGCTACACAATGCTGCATTTATCTGGGTTGTACCTATCGTCATATTGACCATTGTTGCATATTTCGGAATGGATAATATTCCTACTGCAAAACAATCTGTGTCAGATCAATTTGTTGTTCTTAAACGCAAGCATACATGGGTTATGACCGTTCTTTACGTAGCAACATTCGGTTCATTTATCGGTTATGCAGCAGCTTTTCCTTTACTATTAAAAGCTCAATTCCCAGAATATCTATCTGTCGCTTTCCTAGGTGCATTCCTTGCTGCAGCAGCAAGACCAGTTGGCGGATGGATGTCTGATAAATTCGGAGGAGCAATTGTTACCGCTTGGGTATTTATATCAATGATCTCTGGATCTATAGGTGTAATCTATTTTACAAATATGGAAGTTTTCTCTGGTTTCCTTGCATCATTCCTACTGTTATTTATTGCATCTGGAATCGGTTCTGGATCAACGTTCCAAATGATACCTGGTATCTTCCCTGTTAAAGAAGCAGCTCCTGTTTTAGGAATTACGGCTGCATTTGCAGCATATGGTTCATTCTTTATTCCAAAACTATTTGGGTGGTCTGTTGAATCAACAGGAACACCAGTCAATGCTTTTTATATCTTTATTGGATTGTATGTCATTTCATTAGTATTAAACTGGTATTACTATCAGCGAAAGGTACACTCAAAAGATAAAGAAGTTGCAAAAGCATCATAA
- a CDS encoding polysaccharide deacetylase family protein: MNQHYIKKLCIKPFFTLNIVVIFFRVFMILFILLSCLFYAVNPVKAEHDDTEETTSKSKVAYITIDDGPSEYTEQFLDLFDKYNVKVTFFMLDGYMRQYPNIVKEVIKKGHSIGLHGVTHDARHVYASLENVINEMEKERITLQTITGIDTTLIRTPYGSKPFFEEGWKEAIQDIGYQIWDWNIDSEDWVTQDERMVENVINDVKKLELKNEQPVILFHDTKATSEHIEAVIVYLLDQGYDIRSIDDSIPPFTW; this comes from the coding sequence GTGAATCAACATTATATAAAGAAGCTTTGTATTAAACCATTTTTTACGTTAAACATCGTCGTTATATTTTTCAGGGTTTTCATGATTCTTTTCATTCTACTTTCTTGTTTATTCTATGCGGTTAATCCTGTAAAAGCTGAGCATGATGATACAGAGGAAACTACATCGAAAAGTAAGGTGGCGTATATAACTATAGATGATGGCCCTTCGGAATATACTGAGCAGTTTTTAGATCTTTTTGATAAATATAATGTAAAAGTAACCTTCTTTATGCTCGATGGCTATATGAGACAATATCCAAACATTGTTAAAGAAGTAATAAAGAAAGGTCACAGTATCGGCCTTCATGGTGTGACCCATGATGCTCGTCATGTATATGCATCATTGGAAAATGTTATTAATGAAATGGAGAAAGAACGAATAACCCTCCAAACAATAACCGGTATTGATACTACATTAATTCGTACGCCATATGGAAGTAAACCTTTTTTTGAGGAAGGGTGGAAGGAAGCGATTCAAGATATCGGCTATCAAATATGGGATTGGAATATAGATAGCGAAGATTGGGTTACCCAAGATGAAAGAATGGTTGAAAACGTCATTAATGATGTCAAGAAACTTGAGCTAAAGAATGAACAACCCGTTATTTTATTTCATGATACAAAAGCTACAAGTGAACATATAGAAGCAGTAATTGTTTATCTGCTTGATCAAGGATATGATATACGCTCCATTGATGATTCCATACCACCATTCACTTGGTGA
- a CDS encoding molybdopterin oxidoreductase family protein, translating into MQRDKFYKEVENVYHPNETLVKTHCSYCGMQCGMNLRVNTQTNKIIGVEPRYDWPVTVGKMCPKGVTAYQQTNHKDRLLKPLIRDNAALKGTTEGFREASWDEAYELISKKFIELQKEYGKDTLSVFSGVSMTNEKCYLTGKFARVALGTRYIDYNGRFCMSSAAGGFLRTFGVDRGSTLPWTDIHETDCLFIAGSNTAECHPTSMFRIWNVQERGGYIIVVDPRETPIARRADLHLDLQPGTDLALANGIVNQLIQLGYIDEDFINNHTNGFEETKELVKDYTPEYTSTLTGVAPEKIIRAAELYGKAPNAVVMFARGVEQQHKGVDNVSGYTNMALVTGKIGRPKSGVATFTGQGNGQGGREHGQKSDLLPGYRKITNPEHVKEICKVWNITPDEMPQAGVSAYEMFELMEEKTIRGLYLLCSNPAVSAPNLNYVRKTLKNLDFMVCADFYLSESAQFADVVLPAVTWSEDEGTVTNIEGRIIKINKAQEPVGESKPDWQIQVELAERLGRGKYFSHLTTAKAIADEFRLATKGGNADYYGATWDKIDKQDGVFWPCKDEHDEGTPHMFLDKKFYHPDGKAKICALPYRPPAEEPCDKYPLRLTTGRVVYHYLSGNQTRRISFLHDMCPEPFVEIHPETAAKYNMDHEEQVRLFTRRGEAIYKVKITEAIRKDTVFVPYHFGNEDSINLLTIAALDPMSRMPEFKACAAQLEKVEIKKVQ; encoded by the coding sequence ATGCAAAGGGATAAGTTTTATAAGGAAGTTGAGAATGTATACCATCCAAATGAAACATTAGTCAAAACACATTGCAGTTATTGTGGTATGCAATGCGGGATGAATCTACGTGTTAATACCCAAACAAATAAAATAATTGGGGTTGAACCTCGTTATGATTGGCCAGTTACAGTCGGAAAAATGTGCCCAAAAGGTGTAACAGCTTATCAGCAAACAAATCATAAAGACCGCTTGTTAAAGCCGTTGATCCGTGATAATGCTGCACTCAAAGGTACTACGGAAGGTTTTCGCGAAGCAAGCTGGGATGAAGCGTATGAGCTGATTTCAAAGAAATTCATAGAGCTTCAAAAAGAGTATGGTAAAGATACTTTATCGGTATTCAGTGGCGTGTCCATGACAAATGAAAAGTGTTATTTAACAGGGAAATTCGCTCGGGTTGCTCTCGGAACGCGCTATATCGATTATAACGGTCGCTTTTGTATGTCAAGTGCAGCTGGAGGGTTCCTCCGTACATTTGGTGTTGATAGAGGCTCTACGCTTCCATGGACAGATATCCATGAAACAGACTGCTTATTTATCGCTGGAAGCAATACTGCTGAATGTCACCCAACATCCATGTTTAGGATTTGGAACGTGCAAGAAAGGGGCGGCTATATCATTGTAGTTGACCCGCGTGAAACACCGATTGCAAGAAGAGCTGACCTTCACCTAGATCTACAGCCTGGTACTGACCTGGCACTTGCTAATGGCATTGTAAATCAGCTAATCCAATTGGGCTATATAGATGAAGATTTTATCAATAACCATACAAACGGCTTTGAAGAAACGAAGGAACTTGTGAAAGATTACACACCAGAATACACGAGCACGCTGACAGGTGTAGCACCTGAAAAAATCATTCGTGCAGCAGAGCTGTACGGTAAGGCACCAAATGCAGTTGTTATGTTTGCCCGTGGAGTGGAACAGCAACACAAAGGGGTAGATAATGTTTCTGGTTATACAAATATGGCGCTTGTTACAGGGAAAATTGGCCGTCCGAAGTCAGGTGTCGCAACTTTTACAGGGCAAGGGAACGGTCAAGGTGGCAGGGAGCATGGACAGAAATCAGATTTGCTTCCAGGATACCGTAAGATTACTAACCCTGAACATGTGAAAGAAATATGCAAGGTTTGGAATATTACACCTGATGAAATGCCACAGGCTGGTGTATCAGCTTATGAAATGTTCGAGCTGATGGAGGAGAAAACGATTCGAGGTTTATACCTCCTCTGCTCTAATCCGGCAGTTTCTGCACCAAATCTAAATTATGTTCGCAAAACATTAAAGAATTTAGACTTTATGGTTTGTGCGGATTTCTATCTATCAGAATCAGCACAATTTGCCGATGTCGTTCTTCCTGCAGTCACTTGGTCAGAGGATGAAGGAACAGTTACTAATATTGAAGGGCGTATTATCAAGATTAATAAAGCTCAGGAGCCTGTAGGAGAATCGAAGCCTGATTGGCAAATACAAGTTGAACTTGCTGAACGCCTAGGACGTGGTAAATATTTCTCTCATTTGACAACAGCTAAAGCTATTGCAGATGAGTTCAGATTGGCAACAAAAGGTGGTAATGCAGACTACTATGGTGCAACATGGGACAAAATCGATAAGCAGGATGGAGTGTTTTGGCCTTGTAAGGATGAGCATGATGAGGGTACTCCACATATGTTTTTAGATAAGAAATTCTATCATCCAGATGGAAAAGCAAAGATATGTGCACTTCCTTATCGTCCTCCTGCAGAGGAGCCATGTGATAAATATCCTCTTCGTTTAACAACTGGACGAGTTGTCTATCACTATCTATCAGGAAACCAAACAAGGAGAATATCGTTCCTGCATGACATGTGCCCAGAGCCATTTGTAGAGATTCATCCGGAAACAGCAGCTAAATACAATATGGACCATGAGGAACAAGTCCGCTTGTTTACTAGAAGAGGCGAAGCAATTTATAAAGTTAAAATAACAGAAGCGATTCGAAAGGATACCGTTTTTGTTCCGTATCACTTTGGTAACGAGGATTCTATTAACCTATTAACAATTGCAGCACTAGATCCTATGTCCCGTATGCCAGAATTTAAGGCGTGTGCTGCACAATTGGAAAAAGTCGAAATAAAGAAGGTGCAATAA
- a CDS encoding FAD-dependent oxidoreductase, translating into MNDPIIIVGAGLSGLRAASLLIEQGINCRVLESRGRIGGRVLSSLGLGSRGLDKFDLGPTWFWPHYEQVITRLVKELGLHTFDQHIKGDNLLERFKNEPAQRYLLPEGAVERSTRFKGGVQSLIDAVAATLPPGTIEMNTRVTTIRREDEEKITVEALVGNKKIYFRPRAVILALPPRLVANHIDFSPSLSPELMGSLLNKPTWMGGQAKVIAVYDRPFWREHGLSGQVTSWIGPLQEIHDASPQSGSGALFGFFRIPAKMRQGLGEEKIFKLVVEQLTRLFGASANKPVDLLYKDWSTDNETAVAEDITSLSDFPRYGPPTGIRAWEKKLFFAGTETDSEFGGHLEGALRSAERVVSEINEIYKAPL; encoded by the coding sequence ATGAACGATCCTATCATAATTGTGGGTGCTGGCTTAAGCGGTCTACGTGCTGCGTCTTTATTAATTGAGCAAGGTATCAATTGTAGGGTTTTGGAAAGTAGAGGGAGAATTGGAGGTAGAGTTTTAAGTAGTTTGGGTTTAGGTAGTCGGGGTCTTGATAAGTTTGATTTGGGGCCGACATGGTTCTGGCCGCACTATGAGCAGGTTATAACTAGGCTTGTTAAAGAGCTTGGATTACATACATTTGATCAGCACATCAAAGGAGATAATCTTTTGGAAAGGTTTAAGAATGAACCAGCACAGAGATATTTGTTACCTGAAGGGGCTGTTGAGAGGTCGACCCGCTTCAAAGGTGGAGTACAATCTCTCATTGATGCCGTGGCAGCTACACTACCTCCAGGGACAATCGAGATGAACACACGTGTAACGACAATTCGACGGGAAGATGAAGAAAAAATTACTGTTGAAGCGCTCGTAGGAAACAAAAAAATATATTTTCGCCCAAGAGCTGTCATTCTTGCATTGCCTCCAAGACTTGTAGCAAATCATATTGATTTTTCACCTTCTCTTTCACCTGAACTTATGGGAAGCCTCCTTAATAAGCCTACGTGGATGGGAGGACAGGCAAAGGTGATTGCGGTTTATGACCGACCTTTTTGGAGAGAACATGGACTTTCTGGTCAAGTTACGAGCTGGATTGGTCCCTTGCAGGAAATACATGATGCGTCACCTCAATCGGGTTCAGGTGCACTCTTTGGTTTTTTTAGGATACCTGCGAAAATGCGCCAAGGACTAGGCGAGGAAAAGATATTCAAACTAGTCGTGGAGCAGTTGACTCGGCTATTTGGAGCATCAGCGAATAAGCCAGTAGATTTGCTATATAAGGATTGGTCAACTGATAATGAGACCGCGGTAGCAGAGGACATCACTTCACTTAGCGATTTTCCAAGGTATGGTCCTCCGACAGGAATTCGTGCGTGGGAAAAGAAGTTATTTTTTGCTGGTACAGAAACTGATTCAGAGTTTGGGGGACATCTTGAAGGCGCCCTACGATCAGCTGAGCGTGTGGTGTCTGAAATTAATGAAATATACAAAGCTCCCTTATAA
- a CDS encoding VOC family protein, with product MKLKKFTTNFIVKNINQSIIFYRDVLGFQIEMIVDRNQNTDNQINEDKDYVFSIMSKDQIQLMFQTPESMAEDVPAFKDITFGTSACFYLEIEGVKEFYEEIKTKVEVVKDLYTPWYGMEEFHIKDCNGNLIGFGERSENA from the coding sequence ATGAAACTAAAAAAATTTACAACAAACTTTATTGTAAAAAATATTAACCAATCCATAATATTCTATCGAGATGTTTTAGGTTTTCAGATCGAGATGATCGTAGATCGTAATCAAAATACCGACAATCAAATAAATGAAGATAAAGACTATGTTTTTTCCATTATGAGCAAGGATCAAATACAGCTTATGTTTCAAACACCAGAAAGTATGGCAGAAGATGTGCCTGCATTTAAAGACATAACATTTGGGACATCTGCCTGCTTTTATTTAGAAATAGAGGGAGTGAAAGAATTCTACGAAGAAATCAAAACAAAAGTTGAAGTTGTAAAAGACTTATACACACCTTGGTACGGTATGGAAGAATTCCATATCAAAGACTGTAACGGGAATTTAATAGGGTTTGGAGAAAGAAGTGAAAACGCATAG
- a CDS encoding serine hydrolase domain-containing protein: protein MNIDKKITNQFNSLLTHVRNSSNNVNCTGSSVMVIHKNKMVIEKYWGKHSKAPTARLIQEDSQFHVASVRKSYIGFAVAYAVHHGFVKSIDDEVTKYLPMKTSESLQYTSIRHLLTHTHGLMETANGTIVREFLSGENWAYRNIGVNLLTQIVKNTTGKTVAQILNEQVFHPLELNETGWHGEYNDKLVEVIRDSDRHWSSHKSEDGDKMNMYVSTRDLAYWGYIHLKQGEIKGKQLIDKELLRLATSLQSPKLIHDDLPQNGFLWFVKDLPAKKTEIGALVPQGSYQILGYTNVAVLVIPKYDTVAVRMFNSFGSPPGNDYLADIRSFGDTVMKCLGEG from the coding sequence ATGAACATTGATAAAAAAATCACTAACCAGTTCAACTCTTTGCTCACTCATGTGAGAAATTCCTCCAATAATGTAAATTGTACAGGTTCAAGTGTGATGGTTATTCACAAGAATAAAATGGTTATAGAAAAATATTGGGGTAAGCATTCAAAAGCTCCGACAGCAAGACTAATTCAAGAAGATTCTCAATTTCATGTCGCATCTGTGCGAAAAAGCTATATTGGTTTTGCTGTCGCGTATGCTGTCCATCATGGATTCGTTAAATCAATAGATGATGAAGTGACAAAGTATCTTCCAATGAAAACTTCAGAGTCATTACAGTACACTTCGATAAGACATTTGCTTACACATACACATGGTTTAATGGAAACTGCTAACGGAACGATCGTTAGAGAATTTCTATCAGGTGAAAATTGGGCTTATCGTAATATAGGGGTAAATTTATTAACACAAATTGTCAAAAATACTACAGGAAAAACAGTCGCTCAAATTCTTAATGAACAAGTGTTTCATCCTTTAGAGCTAAATGAAACAGGGTGGCATGGAGAATATAATGACAAGTTAGTAGAAGTAATTAGAGATAGTGACAGACATTGGTCATCTCACAAAAGTGAAGACGGAGACAAAATGAATATGTATGTATCTACGAGAGATCTTGCTTACTGGGGGTATATTCATTTAAAGCAAGGTGAAATTAAAGGGAAACAGCTAATTGATAAAGAGCTTTTGAGGTTAGCTACATCCCTTCAAAGTCCAAAATTAATACATGATGACCTTCCGCAGAACGGCTTTTTATGGTTCGTTAAAGATTTGCCCGCAAAAAAGACAGAGATTGGAGCACTTGTTCCACAAGGGTCATATCAGATTTTAGGATACACAAATGTTGCCGTGTTGGTTATTCCTAAATATGATACTGTAGCAGTCCGTATGTTTAATAGTTTTGGTTCACCCCCTGGGAACGATTACTTAGCGGATATTAGGTCTTTCGGTGATACAGTAATGAAGTGCTTAGGTGAAGGCTAG
- a CDS encoding Rieske (2Fe-2S) protein, producing MSDNNKIPFNEDNYTHNIERNNERRLDRRGFMKTLVGAAGVFAVSSLPWGAVAAKELMGLGDKEYPLKKITDVSNLPIGDAVEFKFPSEHDDAILIRLAENKYVAYQNACTHLRCPVFWVKEEGEMICPCHHGKFDVETGAPTAGPPRRPLPEIKVKVENGAIYAERVKRYET from the coding sequence ATGTCTGATAACAACAAAATTCCCTTTAATGAAGATAATTATACTCATAATATAGAGCGGAATAATGAAAGAAGACTGGACAGACGCGGGTTTATGAAAACATTGGTTGGAGCTGCAGGTGTATTCGCAGTGTCTTCCCTTCCATGGGGAGCAGTAGCAGCTAAAGAATTAATGGGTCTAGGAGACAAAGAATATCCACTTAAGAAAATAACTGACGTAAGCAACTTACCAATTGGTGATGCAGTAGAATTCAAGTTCCCTAGTGAGCATGATGACGCCATTTTGATTCGCTTGGCAGAAAACAAATATGTTGCATATCAGAATGCATGCACACATTTACGCTGCCCAGTTTTCTGGGTGAAGGAGGAAGGTGAAATGATTTGTCCTTGCCATCATGGCAAATTTGATGTTGAAACAGGTGCTCCTACTGCAGGACCTCCAAGAAGACCTCTGCCTGAAATAAAGGTCAAAGTTGAAAACGGTGCAATTTATGCAGAAAGGGTGAAGCGTTATGAAACGTAG
- the putP gene encoding sodium/proline symporter PutP — MHEATLITFIVYLILMLVIGFISYRLTKNLSDYVLGGRNLGPGVTALSAGASDMSSWLLLGLPGSAYLSGMNALWITVGLAIGAYLNWQFVARRLRAYTEISNNSITIPDFLENRFKDRSKILRITSAVVILIFFTLYISSGMVGGAILFENSFGLSYSSALWIGALVIVSYTFLGGFLAVSWTDFVQGILMFLALVIVPIVALTEMGGIGETIDRVASIDPTYLDAAANTTFIGVVSLLAWGLGYFGQPHILARFMAIKSVKDIPTARLIGMTWMILAALGAVFTGFVGIAYFADVSLANPEIVFIEFTQVLFDPWVSGFLLAAILAAIMSTIDSQLLVSSSAVVEDFYKSLYKKQAGDRELVWISRLSVVIIAIIAILLASNPESSVLELVSYAWAGFGAAFGPVILFSLFWKRMNGSGAVAGLFVGALTVMLWKNAEGGLFDLYEIVPGFIFASLAIVIVSLVGEKPSKEIENEFEQVK, encoded by the coding sequence ATGCATGAAGCAACTCTTATTACTTTCATTGTATATCTCATTTTAATGCTCGTTATCGGTTTTATCTCCTATCGTTTAACAAAAAACTTATCAGATTATGTATTAGGTGGGAGAAATTTAGGTCCAGGAGTAACGGCACTTAGCGCTGGGGCTTCTGATATGAGTAGCTGGTTGTTATTAGGTTTACCTGGATCAGCCTACCTCTCAGGTATGAATGCGCTATGGATTACAGTAGGATTAGCCATCGGTGCTTATTTAAATTGGCAATTCGTGGCACGGCGACTTAGAGCCTATACTGAAATATCCAACAACTCAATTACGATTCCAGATTTCTTAGAAAACCGCTTCAAAGATCGATCAAAGATTTTACGCATCACGTCTGCTGTTGTCATCCTCATATTTTTCACCTTATACATATCTTCAGGAATGGTTGGCGGAGCCATTTTGTTTGAAAACTCATTCGGTTTATCTTATAGCTCTGCTTTATGGATTGGTGCACTCGTCATTGTTTCATATACATTTTTAGGTGGTTTTCTTGCTGTTAGTTGGACAGATTTTGTGCAAGGTATTTTAATGTTTCTTGCTTTGGTTATTGTCCCTATAGTGGCCCTCACCGAAATGGGGGGGATCGGTGAAACGATAGACAGAGTAGCATCGATTGATCCAACATATTTAGATGCTGCTGCCAATACAACCTTTATTGGAGTTGTTTCCTTATTAGCTTGGGGACTAGGGTATTTCGGACAGCCACATATTTTAGCAAGATTTATGGCTATAAAGTCAGTAAAAGATATTCCCACAGCTAGGTTAATAGGGATGACTTGGATGATACTAGCAGCGTTAGGTGCAGTTTTTACCGGCTTTGTCGGAATTGCCTATTTTGCAGATGTATCTTTAGCAAATCCCGAAATTGTATTTATCGAATTTACGCAAGTATTATTTGATCCTTGGGTTTCTGGGTTTTTATTAGCTGCAATATTAGCTGCAATTATGAGTACAATTGACTCTCAGTTACTCGTATCATCAAGCGCAGTCGTTGAAGACTTTTATAAATCGTTGTATAAAAAGCAAGCTGGCGATCGTGAGTTAGTGTGGATTAGTCGATTATCTGTTGTAATCATCGCTATTATTGCCATCCTTCTAGCCTCAAATCCTGAGAGCTCAGTACTAGAGCTAGTAAGCTACGCTTGGGCAGGCTTTGGTGCTGCATTCGGTCCAGTAATCCTCTTTTCGCTATTTTGGAAGCGGATGAATGGAAGTGGAGCAGTTGCTGGGTTGTTTGTAGGGGCACTGACTGTTATGCTTTGGAAAAATGCTGAAGGTGGCCTGTTTGATCTTTACGAAATTGTACCAGGATTTATTTTTGCGTCATTAGCCATTGTGATCGTAAGTTTAGTAGGAGAAAAGCCCTCTAAAGAAATTGAAAACGAATTTGAACAAGTAAAATGA